The Prevotella sp. oral taxon 299 str. F0039 genome has a segment encoding these proteins:
- the coaD gene encoding pantetheine-phosphate adenylyltransferase, whose amino-acid sequence MTKAIFTGSFDPFTIGHDSIVQRALPLFDAIVIAVGHNEHKKGMFSIEERVERIEKHYANEPKIEVVSYSDLTVDVAQRVGANVIIKGVRSFKDFEYERQQAEINKKIGGIETLFLCSDPQFESISSSIVRELIHFGRDVSDMMI is encoded by the coding sequence ATGACAAAAGCTATTTTTACAGGAAGTTTCGACCCATTCACCATCGGACACGACTCGATAGTGCAACGTGCGCTCCCCCTTTTCGATGCTATCGTCATTGCAGTGGGGCACAACGAACACAAAAAAGGTATGTTTAGCATTGAAGAACGTGTTGAACGTATTGAAAAACACTATGCCAATGAGCCTAAAATAGAAGTGGTGTCGTATAGCGATTTAACCGTAGATGTGGCACAAAGAGTAGGCGCAAACGTTATTATTAAAGGCGTTCGAAGCTTTAAAGACTTTGAATATGAACGTCAACAAGCCGAAATAAACAAAAAAATAGGGGGCATAGAAACCCTCTTTTTATGCTCAGATCCACAATTCGAAAGCATCTCTTCGAGCATTGTTCGAGAGCTTATCCACTTTGGTAGAGATGTTTCTGACATGATGATATAA
- the ybeY gene encoding rRNA maturation RNase YbeY, which yields MITYNSEKVKMPKIKKRETTAWIKQVAQSYGKKVGDIGYMFVDDEKILEVNREYLQHDYYTDIITFDYCENDELNGDLVISLDTVRTNAELFGKTYEEELYRVIIHGVLHLIGINDKGPGEREIMEAAENKALALRKQ from the coding sequence ATGATAACATATAACAGCGAAAAGGTGAAAATGCCTAAGATAAAAAAAAGAGAAACCACTGCTTGGATTAAACAAGTGGCACAAAGCTATGGCAAAAAAGTGGGCGACATTGGTTATATGTTCGTTGATGATGAAAAGATATTAGAGGTGAATAGAGAATATCTTCAGCACGACTATTATACCGATATCATCACTTTCGACTATTGTGAAAACGATGAATTGAATGGCGATTTGGTGATTTCTCTCGACACAGTGCGCACCAATGCAGAGCTATTTGGAAAGACTTACGAAGAAGAACTCTATCGAGTTATTATTCATGGAGTGCTCCATTTAATAGGAATAAACGACAAAGGTCCTGGCGAAAGAGAAATTATGGAGGCTGCAGAGAATAAAGCTTTGGCTTTAAGAAAGCAGTAG
- a CDS encoding carbohydrate kinase — protein MRKVIGIGESGLDIIFRNEQPIAAVPGGSTFNALISLGRSGISCNFISEIGNDRVGMTIKHFLQDNGVNINNISSFPDSKSSVSLAFLDEQNDAEYIFYKNQPHDQLDFSFPEIAPDDIVIFGSFYAVNPTIHHQVIALLEHARNNGAIIYYDVNYRSSHRNEVMKITPNLIDNLEYADIVRGSREDFEVVYKKDNPDTVYKAEIAFYCKDFIYTNGAENIVLRGKNDFKKEYPVVQTNTVSTIGAGDNFNAGFIFGLIKNNITRQMISDGLTETQWNELVNYATRFSANCCEDIYNYISKDFGAQMNLTLNK, from the coding sequence ATGCGTAAAGTAATAGGAATTGGCGAGTCGGGTCTCGACATTATATTTAGAAATGAACAACCAATTGCGGCGGTTCCAGGTGGTTCTACGTTCAATGCACTTATCTCTTTAGGTCGTTCGGGCATATCTTGTAACTTCATAAGTGAGATAGGTAACGATAGAGTAGGGATGACAATAAAACACTTTTTGCAAGATAATGGTGTAAACATCAATAATATTAGTAGTTTTCCCGATAGCAAATCGTCTGTGTCATTGGCTTTTCTCGATGAGCAAAACGATGCAGAATACATCTTTTATAAGAATCAACCACACGATCAACTCGATTTTTCTTTCCCAGAAATAGCACCAGATGACATCGTAATATTTGGTTCTTTCTATGCCGTAAACCCCACAATACATCATCAAGTGATTGCTCTTTTAGAGCATGCACGCAACAATGGGGCGATAATTTATTACGATGTGAATTACAGAAGCTCGCATCGTAACGAGGTAATGAAGATTACTCCCAATCTAATTGATAACCTTGAGTATGCAGATATCGTTCGAGGTAGTCGTGAAGACTTTGAAGTTGTATATAAAAAGGATAACCCCGACACCGTATATAAAGCCGAAATAGCATTCTATTGCAAAGACTTTATCTACACAAATGGTGCCGAAAATATCGTGTTAAGAGGCAAAAACGACTTCAAAAAAGAATATCCTGTAGTTCAAACAAATACAGTTAGCACAATAGGAGCAGGCGATAACTTCAATGCAGGCTTCATTTTTGGACTCATAAAAAACAATATTACCCGCCAAATGATAAGCGATGGCTTAACAGAAACACAATGGAACGAGTTGGTGAACTATGCAACTCGATTCTCAGCCAATTGCTGTGAGGATATATATAACTATATTTCAAAGGATTTTGGTGCACAAATGAATCTAACTTTAAATAAATAA
- a CDS encoding FprA family A-type flavoprotein, translating into MIEIKNSVYYVGVNDRNKALFEGLWPLPDGVSYNSYLIVDEKVCLIDTVDVAFFPQFLDNIRAVIGDRPIDYIVINHMEPDHSGSLGLMRKYYPNVEIVGNKKSFHLLKGFYGISDKELEVKNGSELNLGSHNLKFFLTPMVHWPETMMTLDTTDNILFSGDGFGCFGALNGGIIDEEINCDEFWLEMVRYYSNIVGKYGIPVQNALKKFVNEQVDYICPTHGPVWHQYKEKVMAEYDRMSRYDTEEGIVICYGTMYGHTESMAECIAKAASLAGIKNIKVYNVSKTHHSYILRDVFRYRGLIVGAPTYNTGLYHEMEVLLSEIANRDIKNHAIGWFGNHGWASKAVGKIAEWNENHLKFEPVGEPVDMLQSLDEDSTERCKALGRAMAEYLIAQRG; encoded by the coding sequence ATGATTGAAATAAAGAATAGCGTTTATTATGTAGGTGTTAACGATAGAAACAAAGCTCTTTTCGAAGGCTTATGGCCACTACCTGATGGCGTATCGTATAACTCTTATTTGATAGTAGACGAGAAAGTGTGTTTGATTGACACTGTAGACGTAGCATTTTTTCCACAGTTTTTAGACAACATTCGTGCCGTTATTGGCGACAGACCCATTGACTATATCGTTATAAACCACATGGAACCAGACCATAGTGGCTCGCTTGGACTGATGAGAAAGTATTATCCTAATGTTGAAATCGTGGGTAATAAAAAGTCATTCCACTTGCTTAAAGGCTTCTATGGCATATCTGATAAGGAACTAGAAGTGAAGAATGGCTCTGAATTAAACTTGGGTTCGCATAACTTAAAGTTCTTTTTAACCCCAATGGTGCATTGGCCTGAGACCATGATGACACTCGATACAACCGACAATATCTTGTTCTCTGGCGACGGCTTTGGTTGCTTTGGAGCTTTAAATGGAGGTATTATCGACGAGGAAATCAATTGTGATGAGTTCTGGTTAGAGATGGTTCGCTACTATTCTAACATCGTTGGAAAGTATGGAATACCTGTTCAAAACGCCTTAAAGAAGTTTGTTAACGAGCAAGTAGATTACATTTGCCCCACACATGGACCAGTTTGGCACCAATATAAAGAGAAAGTGATGGCGGAATACGACAGAATGAGTCGCTATGACACTGAAGAAGGCATCGTAATATGCTATGGAACGATGTATGGACACACCGAATCGATGGCAGAATGTATTGCAAAAGCCGCTTCTTTAGCTGGAATTAAGAACATAAAGGTATACAATGTGTCTAAAACTCACCACTCTTACATTCTAAGAGACGTGTTCAGATACAGAGGTTTAATTGTTGGTGCACCAACATACAACACTGGTTTGTATCATGAAATGGAGGTTTTACTCAGCGAAATCGCCAATAGAGACATTAAGAACCATGCCATTGGCTGGTTCGGAAACCATGGTTGGGCTTCTAAGGCTGTAGGAAAGATTGCAGAATGGAACGAAAATCATTTGAAATTTGAGCCAGTAGGCGAACCCGTAGATATGCTTCAATCTTTAGATGAGGATTCAACTGAACGTTGTAAAGCATTGGGAAGAGCTATGGCAGAATATCTAATAGCACAAAGAGGCTAA
- a CDS encoding dicarboxylate/amino acid:cation symporter, with amino-acid sequence MMKIKKLGLLPLIIISIIIGIALGNVLPLEAVRVFTTFNTLFSQFLGFMVPLIIVGLVTPAIADVGKGAKKLLLITVLLAYCDTVLSGLLSYGVGSWLFPSLINTKETFEQVKSATAIEPYFTINIPALFDIMSGLVFSFIAGLCITSQRLNNLYGVFSDLSKVVDAVIRNVIIPILPLYIFGIFLNMTYSGEVYHMILVFAKIIVVIFALHIIILLYQFSIAGTIVKKNPFVLLKTMLPAYFTALGTSSSAASIPVTLQQTMNNGVSKGIAGFVVPLCATIHMSGSVMKITACALTICILNGMPHDFMLFFGFILLLSIMMVASPGVPGGSIMAALAPLASVLGFDSEAQALMIALYIAMDSFGTACNVTGDGAVALIVEKVTKNSVEE; translated from the coding sequence ATGATGAAAATAAAGAAGTTAGGTTTATTGCCACTCATTATTATTTCGATTATAATAGGCATCGCCTTAGGAAACGTTTTGCCTCTTGAGGCAGTTCGAGTGTTCACCACTTTCAATACACTTTTCAGTCAGTTCCTCGGTTTTATGGTACCTTTGATTATCGTAGGACTTGTTACTCCAGCCATAGCCGATGTGGGAAAAGGAGCCAAGAAGTTGCTTTTAATTACCGTGTTGTTGGCTTATTGCGATACCGTTTTGTCAGGATTGCTCTCTTATGGCGTTGGTTCGTGGCTCTTTCCGAGCTTAATTAACACCAAAGAAACATTTGAACAGGTGAAGAGTGCCACCGCCATTGAACCTTATTTCACCATTAATATCCCCGCATTGTTCGATATAATGAGCGGTTTAGTGTTCTCGTTTATTGCCGGACTTTGTATAACTTCGCAGCGTTTAAACAACCTTTATGGCGTGTTTAGCGACCTTTCTAAAGTGGTAGATGCCGTTATTCGAAACGTAATTATCCCCATTTTGCCACTCTACATCTTCGGTATTTTCTTGAATATGACCTATAGTGGCGAGGTGTATCACATGATATTGGTATTTGCAAAGATTATCGTTGTGATTTTTGCACTACACATCATCATTCTATTGTATCAGTTTAGCATTGCTGGAACCATCGTAAAGAAAAATCCTTTCGTGCTACTTAAAACCATGCTTCCTGCCTATTTCACCGCATTGGGTACCTCTTCGTCGGCAGCAAGCATACCCGTTACCTTGCAACAAACCATGAACAATGGCGTGTCGAAAGGCATTGCAGGCTTTGTTGTACCCCTTTGTGCCACCATTCACATGTCGGGTTCGGTGATGAAGATCACCGCTTGCGCCCTCACTATCTGCATTTTGAATGGTATGCCACACGACTTTATGCTCTTTTTCGGCTTCATTCTCCTCTTATCCATCATGATGGTGGCTTCACCAGGCGTTCCTGGAGGATCTATTATGGCAGCTTTAGCCCCCCTTGCCAGCGTTCTTGGCTTCGATAGTGAGGCTCAAGCCTTGATGATTGCCTTGTATATTGCCATGGATAGCTTTGGAACAGCCTGCAATGTAACAGGAGATGGAGCGGTAGCTCTTATCGTTGAGAAAGTGACAAAGAATTCAGTTGAGGAATAA
- a CDS encoding M15 family metallopeptidase yields MQNKIASILFLLLVAINANAQKRVDTNTSIEQQGMVDIRSLDKTIRVSLMYSRSNNFTGEVLYTDLTKAYLHPLAAHALVKAQAKLKELRPDLSLIIFDATRPMSIQQKMWDKVKNTSKDIYVSNPANGGGLHNYGLAVDISICKLNGDTITMGTKVDHMSLASHVDNENNLVAKRIITKEAQRNRELLCLVMQHAGFKPLRTEWWHFNFRTRAQAKQFFKVVK; encoded by the coding sequence ATGCAAAATAAAATCGCTTCAATCCTCTTCTTGTTGCTCGTTGCTATCAATGCGAATGCGCAAAAGAGGGTAGACACCAACACGTCGATAGAACAACAAGGAATGGTAGATATTCGTTCACTCGACAAAACAATTCGAGTGAGTTTGATGTATTCTCGCTCTAATAACTTCACAGGTGAGGTGCTTTATACCGACCTTACGAAGGCTTATCTTCATCCTCTTGCAGCCCATGCATTGGTAAAGGCTCAGGCAAAACTAAAAGAGTTGCGCCCCGATTTGAGCTTGATTATCTTCGATGCAACTCGCCCAATGAGCATACAACAAAAGATGTGGGACAAGGTTAAGAACACTTCTAAAGACATTTATGTGAGCAATCCTGCCAATGGAGGAGGTCTTCACAACTATGGTTTGGCAGTGGATATCAGTATTTGTAAGCTCAATGGCGACACAATAACAATGGGAACGAAAGTCGACCATATGTCGCTCGCATCGCATGTAGACAATGAAAATAACTTAGTGGCAAAACGAATCATCACCAAAGAAGCGCAACGAAATCGTGAACTCTTGTGTTTGGTGATGCAACATGCAGGTTTTAAGCCCTTGAGAACAGAGTGGTGGCACTTTAATTTTAGGACTCGTGCCCAAGCAAAACAATTCTTTAAGGTGGTGAAATAG
- a CDS encoding heavy-metal-associated domain-containing protein, whose amino-acid sequence MKKLILLAVVACSFVAANAKTVKETFKVGGNCETCKERIEKTAKGVKGVISANWNSKTKQLALVFDDKSTSVEKVQKAIAAVGHDAGNVKASKAAYDKLPGCCKYQK is encoded by the coding sequence ATGAAAAAGTTAATTCTTTTAGCGGTTGTGGCATGCTCTTTTGTGGCTGCCAACGCAAAAACAGTGAAGGAAACCTTTAAAGTTGGAGGTAACTGTGAGACATGTAAAGAACGAATTGAGAAGACTGCAAAGGGCGTGAAGGGTGTTATTTCTGCCAACTGGAATAGCAAAACAAAGCAACTTGCATTGGTGTTCGACGACAAGAGCACATCGGTTGAAAAGGTTCAGAAAGCTATTGCAGCTGTAGGACACGACGCTGGCAACGTGAAAGCATCGAAAGCAGCTTACGATAAGCTTCCTGGTTGCTGCAAATATCAAAAATAA